From the Gemmatimonadota bacterium genome, one window contains:
- a CDS encoding DUF2283 domain-containing protein, whose amino-acid sequence MNEPNFNYDRESDTLYISFEPNVKATGIALNDHILLRIDKAKRKAVGLTFFDYSILTQQTNIGPRSFPLTGLNDLSDSLRDMVVDILQRSPIKEILPLSAYTPSAIEMIPITSLMLHRKH is encoded by the coding sequence ATGAATGAACCCAATTTCAACTACGACAGAGAAAGTGATACACTCTATATTTCATTTGAACCCAATGTTAAAGCAACAGGCATTGCGCTGAATGATCATATTCTACTTCGGATTGATAAGGCCAAACGCAAAGCTGTTGGACTGACATTTTTCGACTATTCGATTTTGACGCAACAAACGAATATAGGGCCTCGAAGTTTTCCCTTGACGGGCCTGAACGACCTATCCGATTCACTGAGAGATATGGTTGTAGATATTCTTCAACGCTCACCCATCAAAGAAATTCTTCCGCTATCGGCCTATACACCATCTGCCATTGAAATGATTCCCATTACATCACTGATGTTACACAGGAAGCATTGA
- a CDS encoding Gfo/Idh/MocA family oxidoreductase, which produces MALKVGVVGMGGIGNRHAGCHAEDDLADLVAVCDVVKESADRAAERHGVKAYYSLKDMLENEDLDIVDVTTGGNENGSWHYEPTMEALAAGRHVLCEKPLSNDIDEARDMVAYAAEQNLYLGCNLNHYFSQPADKAREYIAEGKVGEQIYCIHKMGFAGGEATYKPGKGPKSWGHPYFHVKAFLTHPFSVMRDFCGNITHVQAFFDRPSFRKQAGDLMISLNSIHVRFESGAMGYLLSQRGDVTFGLGGWWSVEVAGTRGTFCIENCVEKITFWPAPGTAPMPENMSHGAAPDPIVDDTGITDFGSTFPNRIHAFLEDVTNGVPREELRASGHDALAALEYTWAAIESYENGGVLVTPNPLPLLKRDPMT; this is translated from the coding sequence ATGGCACTTAAAGTTGGCGTTGTTGGTATGGGTGGTATTGGCAACCGGCATGCGGGCTGTCATGCAGAAGACGACCTTGCAGATCTCGTTGCGGTGTGCGATGTTGTCAAAGAGTCCGCGGATAGGGCTGCGGAAAGACACGGTGTTAAAGCTTATTATAGTCTGAAAGATATGTTGGAGAACGAGGATCTGGATATTGTCGATGTTACGACCGGGGGAAATGAGAATGGCAGTTGGCACTATGAACCGACGATGGAGGCTCTCGCCGCTGGCAGACACGTTCTGTGTGAAAAACCCCTGTCCAACGATATTGATGAAGCCCGCGATATGGTCGCTTATGCCGCAGAACAAAATCTGTACCTCGGCTGCAATCTCAACCATTATTTTTCTCAACCTGCGGACAAGGCGCGAGAATATATCGCAGAAGGCAAAGTGGGCGAACAAATTTACTGTATTCACAAGATGGGTTTTGCAGGTGGTGAAGCGACTTATAAACCAGGCAAAGGGCCGAAGTCGTGGGGGCATCCCTATTTTCACGTCAAGGCTTTTCTCACGCATCCTTTTAGCGTGATGCGCGATTTTTGCGGCAATATCACCCATGTGCAGGCATTTTTTGACCGTCCGAGTTTTCGCAAGCAAGCGGGCGATCTCATGATTTCCCTCAATAGCATTCACGTGCGTTTTGAAAGCGGCGCGATGGGTTATTTGCTGAGCCAGCGCGGCGATGTCACTTTTGGTCTGGGTGGCTGGTGGAGTGTTGAAGTGGCGGGTACGCGCGGGACTTTTTGTATTGAAAATTGCGTTGAAAAGATCACTTTCTGGCCTGCGCCTGGCACTGCGCCTATGCCAGAGAATATGTCGCACGGTGCTGCGCCCGATCCCATTGTCGATGATACGGGGATTACTGACTTTGGCTCCACTTTTCCCAATCGCATCCACGCTTTTCTCGAGGATGTCACCAATGGTGTGCCCAGGGAAGAACTCCGCGCTTCGGGTCACGATGCGCTCGCGGCTCTCGAATACACGTGGGCGGCGATTGAGTCCTATGAAAATGGCGGTGTGCTCGTCACGCCCAATCCCCTGCCTTTGCTCAAACGAGATCCGATGACTTAA
- a CDS encoding ATP-binding protein, with product MIKREITPFLVELFEKYPFVTVTGPRQSGKTTLCRVAFPHLKYVNLEAPDQREFAESDPRGFLSHIGEGAILDEIQRVPELLSYLQVLADEQRRNGLFVLTGSEQFRLSDAINQSLAGRTALLRLLPFSLAERRGTGVSESVDDILYSGFYPRIHDQKLEPRQALGDYFETYVERDVRQIGEIRNLSSFRRFVRLCAGRVGQLANLSALGADAGVSHTTARHWLTVLEASYVVFQLPPFYANIRKRLVKSPKLYFYDVGLASYLIGIEHAGQIATHPLRGALFENAVVVETLKYRFNRGHRSNLSFFRDARGLECDLLYENGDGICAIEIKSGATIASDYFNALNRIAKVLPQISGKVVVYGGTDRQSRRDGEVVPLAGLGEVLKRFERGVL from the coding sequence ATGATTAAGCGCGAGATTACACCCTTTCTGGTCGAACTTTTCGAAAAATATCCGTTTGTCACTGTGACTGGACCGCGTCAGTCCGGCAAGACCACCCTTTGCCGCGTAGCTTTTCCGCATCTGAAGTATGTCAACCTGGAAGCTCCCGATCAGCGGGAATTTGCCGAGTCCGATCCCAGAGGCTTTCTCTCTCATATCGGCGAGGGGGCCATTTTGGACGAGATTCAGCGCGTGCCAGAGCTTTTGTCCTATTTGCAGGTACTTGCCGACGAACAGCGCAGAAATGGCCTTTTCGTACTCACGGGCAGCGAGCAGTTCAGGCTCTCCGATGCCATTAACCAGTCCCTGGCAGGGCGCACAGCACTGCTTCGCCTGTTGCCGTTCTCACTTGCAGAACGCCGAGGAACTGGCGTGAGCGAGAGCGTAGATGATATCCTGTACTCTGGTTTTTATCCCCGCATTCACGATCAGAAACTCGAACCGCGTCAAGCTCTTGGCGACTATTTCGAGACTTACGTCGAGCGCGATGTGCGCCAGATTGGGGAGATTCGCAATCTTTCCAGTTTTCGTCGCTTCGTTCGCTTGTGTGCCGGGCGCGTGGGGCAACTGGCCAATCTCTCGGCTCTGGGTGCAGACGCTGGCGTTTCTCACACTACGGCGCGACATTGGCTGACGGTCCTGGAAGCGAGCTACGTGGTTTTTCAACTTCCGCCGTTTTACGCCAATATTCGCAAGCGGCTGGTCAAGTCTCCCAAGCTGTACTTCTACGATGTCGGGTTGGCGAGCTATCTTATAGGCATTGAGCATGCCGGGCAGATTGCCACCCATCCGCTACGCGGGGCGCTGTTTGAAAATGCAGTTGTGGTGGAGACTCTCAAGTACCGTTTCAATCGGGGACACCGGTCCAATTTGTCTTTTTTTCGAGACGCCCGGGGGTTGGAGTGCGATCTTCTGTATGAGAATGGCGATGGTATCTGTGCTATTGAGATCAAGTCCGGTGCTACAATTGCCTCTGACTATTTTAACGCGCTCAACCGGATTGCAAAGGTACTGCCGCAAATTTCCGGCAAAGTAGTCGTCTATGGGGGTACAGACCGGCAATCTCGACGAGATGGTGAGGTTGTGCCGCTGGCCGGTCTGGGCGAGGTGCTCAAGCGGTTTGAGCGCGGGGTACTTTAG
- a CDS encoding thiamine pyrophosphate-binding protein, translating into MKKRSVTATPSEIIVEQLAALGVQYVFNNSGSREALFFDALHINPNVHGILALHEGSVAAMAGGYTQGNLDPAVMVVHLGAGLAQCLGQLINVWSGSLPVVVLTFAGDTGSYGDRVGLDLTHNVGPTSIAEPFTKASWTVIESDGLPQAIERALRVAKTPPVGPVHLAVYDRLLGNDMVSTEIIEGEIQSVRAGYPADEDVEAVIRALSDAQRPLFYVGDGIWKSGAEARVMALAEQYGCPIAGTWTEMRRTPQSHSLHCGRIAEAIAEVSPDLIVCIGVRHNGRGKPQDFDALSGAQRLIGIGPDVENFTNLPGLDLAILADEFRTLECLERASSQVSFAERLARAEMQAASLHAKRKAAAKRVAREAGQVRPYVLVDAIDRGLERLGGGLMMVEQYALPIDSRGDAYGAGRNVYVRAAGGSEGYGIGGTIGLKLAVPHKPVVGLVGDGSMYYADSGLWTAAHHQIPVLFVIPNNRSYGIVATNFERAGGVMKETGEYPGVVLDGIDPVKIAEGFGVEGMQVDEESDLEGAIARGLDVVEGEERPFLLDVKLPLGLPEGGRAATPFHLTEIRSKASAA; encoded by the coding sequence ATGAAAAAGAGATCTGTTACCGCTACCCCATCCGAAATCATTGTCGAGCAACTCGCCGCGCTGGGTGTGCAGTATGTGTTTAACAATTCTGGCTCTCGGGAGGCTCTCTTTTTTGACGCGCTCCACATAAATCCCAATGTTCACGGTATTCTGGCACTTCACGAGGGTAGTGTGGCCGCGATGGCGGGGGGATATACACAGGGGAATCTCGATCCGGCTGTGATGGTCGTCCATCTGGGTGCCGGGTTGGCGCAGTGTTTGGGGCAGTTGATCAATGTTTGGAGTGGTAGTCTGCCCGTTGTGGTGCTCACGTTTGCGGGAGATACGGGGAGTTATGGAGACAGGGTGGGTCTGGATTTGACGCATAATGTGGGGCCGACTTCGATTGCAGAGCCTTTTACCAAGGCGAGCTGGACGGTGATTGAATCGGATGGCTTGCCGCAGGCGATTGAGCGCGCACTGCGGGTTGCCAAAACACCGCCGGTCGGTCCGGTTCATCTCGCTGTTTACGATCGGTTGCTCGGAAATGATATGGTGAGTACAGAGATTATTGAGGGGGAGATTCAGTCTGTGCGGGCGGGTTATCCGGCAGATGAGGATGTCGAAGCCGTTATTCGCGCGTTGTCCGATGCCCAGCGGCCGCTGTTTTATGTTGGGGACGGTATTTGGAAGAGCGGGGCAGAGGCGCGGGTTATGGCGTTGGCCGAGCAGTATGGCTGCCCGATTGCGGGTACATGGACAGAGATGCGCAGGACTCCGCAAAGCCACAGTCTGCACTGCGGGCGGATCGCAGAGGCTATTGCCGAGGTGTCACCCGATCTGATTGTGTGCATTGGCGTGCGTCACAATGGTCGTGGGAAACCCCAGGATTTCGATGCGTTGTCGGGGGCGCAACGCCTGATTGGGATTGGGCCAGATGTCGAGAATTTTACGAATCTTCCGGGATTGGATCTCGCGATTTTGGCAGATGAGTTCAGGACGCTTGAATGTCTTGAGCGCGCTTCGTCTCAGGTGTCTTTTGCCGAGCGCCTCGCCCGCGCCGAGATGCAGGCTGCTTCTCTTCACGCAAAGCGAAAAGCGGCGGCAAAGCGCGTGGCGCGGGAGGCCGGGCAAGTGAGACCCTATGTGCTGGTGGATGCAATTGATCGGGGGCTGGAGAGGTTGGGTGGTGGTTTGATGATGGTCGAGCAATACGCTCTGCCAATAGATAGTCGAGGAGATGCTTATGGCGCGGGGCGCAATGTCTATGTCCGGGCGGCTGGGGGATCGGAGGGTTATGGGATTGGTGGTACGATTGGGTTGAAACTGGCGGTGCCGCATAAGCCTGTGGTTGGGCTGGTGGGCGATGGGTCGATGTATTATGCCGATTCCGGGCTTTGGACGGCTGCCCACCACCAGATTCCGGTGCTTTTTGTGATTCCAAATAATCGATCTTATGGGATTGTGGCGACTAATTTTGAGCGGGCGGGCGGTGTGATGAAGGAGACGGGAGAATATCCGGGTGTGGTTCTGGATGGGATTGATCCGGTGAAAATTGCAGAGGGGTTTGGTGTGGAGGGGATGCAGGTCGATGAAGAATCGGATCTGGAAGGCGCGATTGCACGGGGATTGGATGTGGTGGAGGGCGAGGAACGCCCCTTTTTGCTGGATGTGAAATTGCCTCTTGGGCTACCCGAGGGCGGACGGGCGGCAACGCCTTTCCATCTCACGGAGATTCGGAGTAAGGCGAGTGCGGCGTAA
- a CDS encoding mandelate racemase/muconate lactonizing enzyme family protein: MKITDIKMTVVKQHLEKPFWNSIVTTRSKSRARLEIYTNEGLIGMTMCSGSVRTKLNTLKEKLIGEDPMRIAYLWEKIFMGGTRKPIAKGEYINAISATDNALWDLKGKALNQPVWKLLGGVQNKLWAYAAGGYYEEGKGIPELCEEMTTYVSQGFQAVKMKVGWPGITLKEDAERVHAVRKAIGDDIALMIDANNAWDAHTAIRFGRMIEAYDPYWYEEPVRPDDLEGSALVAEALDYPVASGENEATRWGFRDLIERGGVRIVQADPNNCGGISEWMKIAAMASAHHLQMAPHGQGALGCVLVAAVDNGLVVENYLRNFSTDMVGDLEFKDGHVIMNDAPGLGIEWNEDLIEKHGEKY; this comes from the coding sequence ATGAAAATCACAGATATCAAAATGACAGTTGTAAAACAACACCTGGAAAAACCATTCTGGAACTCGATTGTCACCACGCGCTCCAAGTCCCGCGCCAGATTGGAGATCTATACAAATGAAGGCTTGATAGGCATGACCATGTGTTCGGGATCTGTTCGGACAAAACTGAACACCCTAAAAGAAAAATTGATCGGCGAAGATCCCATGCGAATCGCGTATTTGTGGGAAAAAATATTCATGGGCGGCACGCGCAAACCCATAGCCAAAGGCGAATACATCAACGCCATCAGCGCAACCGACAATGCCCTCTGGGACTTAAAGGGCAAAGCACTCAATCAACCCGTGTGGAAATTGCTCGGCGGCGTACAAAACAAACTGTGGGCCTATGCCGCGGGTGGATATTACGAAGAAGGCAAGGGAATACCAGAACTCTGCGAAGAAATGACAACCTATGTAAGCCAGGGATTTCAAGCAGTAAAAATGAAAGTGGGATGGCCCGGCATCACATTGAAAGAAGACGCAGAACGAGTGCATGCCGTACGCAAAGCCATAGGCGACGACATCGCCCTGATGATCGACGCGAACAATGCCTGGGACGCGCATACCGCAATTCGATTTGGACGCATGATCGAAGCCTACGACCCCTACTGGTATGAAGAACCCGTGCGCCCGGATGATCTCGAAGGCTCGGCACTCGTCGCCGAGGCACTGGACTATCCCGTTGCCAGTGGAGAAAACGAAGCCACGCGCTGGGGATTTCGCGACCTGATCGAACGCGGCGGTGTACGCATCGTCCAGGCCGACCCAAACAACTGTGGCGGAATCAGCGAATGGATGAAAATTGCGGCCATGGCCAGCGCCCATCACCTGCAAATGGCTCCCCATGGACAGGGTGCTCTGGGTTGCGTCTTAGTCGCCGCAGTAGATAATGGACTGGTAGTGGAAAATTACCTGCGAAACTTCAGCACAGATATGGTAGGCGATTTAGAATTTAAAGACGGACATGTCATTATGAACGACGCGCCCGGCCTCGGCATTGAATGGAATGAAGACCTGATCGAAAAGCATGGCGAAAAGTATTAA
- a CDS encoding TIM barrel protein, giving the protein MKVGVYASMFGKDDPPRLESVESYIQLAYQLKLDVIDFHSGRGFRSKQPAYLLEVKMQCLRYGLSIGYLASGGHFVGSDVDLAEKLAQVRADVDTAAFIGAPMIRLFCGSPLEDAEAQRREIRCFQDAVDYAAEKGIAVGLQNHPSTGEDVLRILEQTDRENFTLIMDTGQWVGSPARNQGVPDPEVDIYAFMEQTAPYTSHVRAKFYKIDTGEEAWLDYPRIIQILKDVDFNGTVSVVFEGKDLNACDDTEVIRLAAAHLREVIGGGD; this is encoded by the coding sequence ATGAAAGTAGGTGTGTACGCTTCGATGTTCGGGAAGGATGATCCACCGCGCCTGGAGAGTGTGGAGAGCTATATCCAACTGGCGTACCAATTGAAGCTGGATGTGATCGATTTCCACAGTGGGCGCGGATTTCGGTCGAAGCAACCGGCGTACTTGCTCGAGGTGAAGATGCAGTGTCTCCGATACGGGCTGTCAATCGGATACCTGGCTTCGGGTGGGCATTTTGTGGGGTCCGATGTGGATCTGGCTGAGAAACTGGCTCAGGTCAGAGCAGATGTGGATACGGCGGCGTTTATAGGTGCGCCCATGATTCGGCTGTTTTGTGGGTCCCCGCTGGAAGATGCCGAAGCGCAGAGGCGGGAGATTCGGTGTTTTCAGGATGCGGTCGATTATGCCGCAGAGAAGGGGATCGCTGTAGGGCTACAGAACCATCCTTCTACAGGGGAAGATGTGCTGCGGATTCTGGAACAGACAGATCGGGAAAATTTTACGCTTATTATGGATACCGGACAATGGGTCGGATCGCCTGCGCGGAATCAGGGGGTGCCGGATCCAGAGGTGGATATCTATGCGTTTATGGAACAGACAGCGCCATATACCTCCCATGTCCGGGCCAAATTTTACAAGATCGATACGGGGGAGGAGGCGTGGCTGGATTATCCGCGGATTATTCAGATTTTGAAGGATGTGGACTTCAATGGCACGGTTTCGGTGGTTTTTGAAGGTAAGGATTTGAATGCGTGCGACGATACTGAGGTGATCCGACTGGCGGCTGCCCACCTGCGAGAGGTGATTGGAGGTGGGGATTGA
- a CDS encoding VOC family protein, translating into MIDNIHKIALVSDDIEGAVQFYTRTLGLVEIERFHNEDDEDFVFLQAGDIILELMPQKTMDAEVGFHHISFKVDSVDDSALELEDKGVDIAVAPFDAEGADIRLSFFNGPNDVLLQLFRRESDHA; encoded by the coding sequence ATGATCGACAATATCCACAAAATTGCCCTGGTCAGCGACGATATCGAAGGCGCCGTGCAATTTTATACCCGGACTCTGGGTCTGGTGGAAATTGAGCGCTTTCACAACGAGGATGACGAGGATTTCGTCTTTTTGCAGGCCGGAGATATTATTCTGGAGCTGATGCCCCAAAAGACCATGGACGCAGAAGTGGGCTTTCACCACATATCCTTTAAGGTCGATAGCGTTGACGACAGCGCCCTGGAACTCGAGGATAAGGGTGTAGATATTGCCGTGGCGCCTTTCGACGCCGAAGGAGCCGACATTCGGTTGAGCTTTTTCAACGGGCCGAATGATGTACTTCTGCAATTGTTTCGGCGCGAATCCGATCACGCCTGA